From one Thalassospira lucentensis genomic stretch:
- a CDS encoding metalloregulator ArsR/SmtB family transcription factor produces MLEIFKALSNRTRLEILKGLKEPAKNFPPQDEGDVDTVGVCVSSIQEGVGLSQSTVSDYLATLQRVGLVEVRRIGQWTYYKRNEATIRALAEAIGKEL; encoded by the coding sequence ATGCTCGAAATATTCAAAGCCCTCTCGAACCGGACCCGCCTTGAAATCCTCAAAGGCTTGAAAGAGCCTGCGAAGAACTTTCCTCCGCAGGATGAAGGCGACGTCGATACGGTTGGAGTTTGCGTCAGCAGTATTCAGGAAGGTGTCGGACTGTCGCAATCGACGGTGTCCGATTACCTTGCGACGCTGCAACGGGTGGGTCTGGTGGAAGTCAGACGCATCGGTCAGTGGACCTACTACAAGCGGAACGAAGCAACCATCCGCGCTCTTGCCGAGGCTATCGGAAAAGAACTGTAG
- a CDS encoding substrate-binding periplasmic protein → MPSFLQKAKDHLTSKRIGKSAASFAALTITSLSTLIGAAMADNSLGSSASERKTVTLACNPFPAAMIADNDVMPGFDVEILRAAFATRDIKLLTPFYPWKRAYFLASAGHVDGLCSCSYLPERDAEFLYSDPLGDGEIAMYSTNEQVFDMIDTEDASKLTVGVVNGYSLEVYARKAKFDVMIANSEKALVNLLNSNRIDAALTFRPPMDYYLLNGDEDGLPDAERIRTKVISTSSHYSCISRKTETPEIILDHLNAGLKTIRQSGLFDSILAKYRTGPNTSDAAPEQN, encoded by the coding sequence ATGCCCTCTTTCCTTCAGAAGGCCAAAGATCATTTAACTTCCAAACGGATTGGAAAAAGTGCAGCAAGCTTTGCCGCATTAACGATTACGTCGCTGAGCACATTGATCGGCGCGGCAATGGCAGATAATTCATTGGGCTCATCGGCCAGTGAACGCAAGACCGTGACACTTGCCTGCAATCCGTTCCCGGCAGCGATGATCGCCGACAACGACGTTATGCCGGGATTTGACGTTGAAATCTTGCGTGCCGCATTCGCCACACGCGACATCAAACTTTTAACGCCCTTCTATCCTTGGAAGCGGGCCTACTTTCTTGCCAGTGCAGGTCATGTTGACGGGCTTTGTTCTTGTAGCTACCTGCCAGAAAGAGACGCAGAATTCCTATATTCTGATCCACTTGGCGACGGAGAGATCGCCATGTATAGCACCAATGAACAGGTTTTTGACATGATCGACACCGAAGACGCATCCAAACTGACCGTTGGTGTTGTGAATGGATACAGTCTGGAGGTGTACGCGCGCAAAGCAAAGTTTGATGTCATGATTGCCAATAGCGAGAAAGCGCTGGTCAATCTTTTGAACTCAAATCGAATTGACGCGGCCTTAACGTTTCGCCCCCCTATGGACTATTACCTGCTCAATGGAGATGAGGACGGGCTCCCTGATGCAGAAAGAATAAGGACCAAGGTAATATCGACCAGTTCCCATTACTCCTGCATTTCCCGCAAGACCGAGACCCCGGAAATTATTCTGGATCATTTGAATGCTGGTCTGAAGACAATCCGCCAGAGTGGTCTTTTTGACAGCATTTTGGCAAAGTATCGAACTGGCCCAAATACTTCTGATGCGGCGCCAGAGCAAAACTAA
- the rpoD gene encoding RNA polymerase sigma factor RpoD has translation MSSKTSNAEEKKNSSETADGPLLDTYKAAIKKLIAKGKEKGHISVDELNAALPSEHFSSEQIEDVMSNLNEMGINVIDGEDGDDSDDDDEKDSDPSGNISEDDVGRTDDPVRMYLREMGSVELLSREGEIAIAKRIEAGRDMMIGGICESPLTIRAIVNWHDQLQAGNLLLRDVIDLETTYGGGPDAEIAAEEGEEADAEGDDFEAAAVETDADEDEEAETETPEPTGAPASDEEEEDDEESDDDSEGEEGEGDGDDEDDDENEQVNVSLSKMEEELTEQVLEKFELIAKTYEKLHKAQEQRLVAMNKGETVPAATEKRYAKLKGEMVDLMEDVHLNNFRIEELLDHLTGLNNRLLGLEGKLLRFADRCKIKRPDFVKQYQGHELDPNWMERVGELPGKGWKAFIERYPDEIAQLREQVGGVSAEVGLPIGEFRRVYGVVNKGEREAARAKKEMIEANLRLVISIAKKYTNRGLQFLDLIQEGNIGLMKAVDKFEYRRGYKFSTYATWWIRQAITRSIADQARTIRIPVHMIETINKLVRTSRQMLHEIGREPTPEELAEKLQMPLEKVRKVLKIAKEPISLETPIGDEEDSHLGDFIEDKNAVQPLDAAIQANLRETTTRVLASLTPREERVLRMRFGIGMNTDHTLEEVGQQFSVTRERIRQIEAKALRKLKHPSRSRKLRSFLDY, from the coding sequence ATGTCGTCTAAGACTTCGAACGCTGAAGAGAAAAAGAACTCTTCTGAAACCGCAGACGGACCTCTTCTCGATACATATAAAGCGGCCATCAAGAAGCTCATTGCCAAGGGCAAGGAGAAGGGCCACATCTCGGTCGATGAACTGAATGCTGCCTTGCCGTCGGAGCATTTTTCCTCCGAGCAGATCGAAGACGTGATGAGCAATCTCAACGAGATGGGCATCAATGTTATCGATGGCGAGGATGGTGACGACTCGGACGACGATGACGAGAAAGACTCGGATCCGAGCGGCAATATTTCCGAAGATGATGTTGGCCGTACCGATGACCCGGTCCGGATGTATCTGCGTGAGATGGGCAGCGTCGAGCTACTGTCGCGCGAGGGCGAAATCGCCATTGCCAAGCGTATCGAGGCTGGCCGTGACATGATGATTGGCGGGATTTGCGAATCCCCGCTGACCATTCGCGCGATCGTCAACTGGCATGATCAGCTTCAGGCTGGCAACCTTCTGCTTCGCGATGTGATCGATCTGGAAACCACCTATGGCGGTGGCCCGGATGCGGAAATCGCAGCCGAAGAAGGTGAAGAAGCCGACGCCGAAGGCGATGATTTCGAGGCAGCCGCCGTCGAAACCGATGCCGACGAAGATGAAGAAGCCGAAACCGAAACGCCAGAGCCGACCGGTGCGCCTGCCAGCGACGAGGAAGAAGAGGACGACGAAGAGTCGGACGATGATTCCGAAGGCGAAGAAGGCGAGGGTGATGGCGACGACGAGGACGATGACGAGAACGAGCAGGTCAACGTTTCACTTTCCAAAATGGAAGAGGAACTGACCGAGCAGGTTCTCGAGAAGTTCGAGCTGATCGCGAAAACCTACGAAAAACTGCACAAGGCACAGGAACAGCGCCTTGTTGCAATGAACAAGGGCGAAACCGTTCCGGCTGCGACCGAAAAGCGGTATGCCAAGCTGAAAGGTGAGATGGTTGACCTGATGGAAGATGTTCACCTGAACAACTTCCGGATCGAGGAACTGCTTGATCACCTGACCGGTCTGAATAACCGTTTGCTCGGCCTTGAGGGCAAGCTTCTGCGTTTTGCCGACCGTTGCAAGATTAAACGCCCCGATTTCGTCAAACAGTATCAGGGCCATGAACTCGACCCGAACTGGATGGAGCGCGTTGGCGAACTGCCGGGCAAGGGCTGGAAAGCTTTCATTGAACGCTACCCAGATGAAATCGCCCAGCTGCGTGAACAGGTTGGCGGTGTTTCCGCCGAAGTCGGCTTGCCGATCGGTGAATTCCGTCGTGTTTACGGCGTCGTTAACAAAGGCGAGCGCGAAGCGGCACGTGCAAAAAAGGAAATGATCGAGGCCAACCTGCGTCTCGTGATTTCGATCGCCAAAAAATATACCAACCGTGGTCTTCAGTTCCTTGATCTTATTCAGGAAGGCAATATTGGCCTGATGAAGGCGGTGGACAAGTTTGAATACCGCCGTGGTTACAAATTCTCGACCTATGCGACCTGGTGGATCCGTCAGGCGATCACGCGTTCCATCGCCGATCAGGCCCGTACGATCCGTATTCCGGTTCACATGATCGAAACCATCAACAAGCTGGTCCGTACCTCGCGCCAGATGTTGCATGAAATCGGTCGCGAGCCGACCCCGGAAGAGCTGGCAGAAAAGCTGCAGATGCCGCTTGAAAAGGTTCGTAAGGTTCTGAAAATCGCCAAGGAACCGATCTCGCTCGAAACCCCGATCGGGGACGAGGAAGACAGCCATCTTGGCGATTTCATCGAAGACAAGAACGCCGTTCAGCCGCTTGATGCTGCGATCCAGGCCAACCTGCGTGAAACCACGACACGGGTTCTGGCATCGCTCACCCCGCGTGAAGAACGTGTTCTGCGTATGCGTTTCGGGATCGGGATGAACACCGACCATACCCTCGAAGAGGTTGGTCAGCAGTTCTCCGTGACCCGCGAACGTATCCGCCAGATCGAGGCAAAGGCGCTGCGCAAGCTCAAGCATCCGTCGCGCTCGCGCAAATTGCGTTCGTTCCTCGATTATTAA
- a CDS encoding zinc-dependent alcohol dehydrogenase family protein, whose translation MKVQTMKAQILKSFGGPEAFELQDVAKPVPQAGQVLVRVHATSINPLDYQVRRGDYPDYVPLPAITGHDVSGVVESVGPGVTSFVPGDEVWYTPQIFDGDGSYAEYHVASEKIIGKKPASLSHLEAASLTLVGGTAWEALVVRAGLRVGESILIHGGAGGVGHVAIQVAKAIGAKVFTTVREDNFEFAQSLGADVLIDYTKEDYVDAILRETDGKGVDVIFDTIGGNTLAKSADALAQLGRVVSIVDIAQPQNLIEAWGKNASYHFVFTRQNRGKLDELSTLIERGQLRPHVGAVYSLADIPLAHARLENPDNGLRGKIAIAVDPSANPENLGA comes from the coding sequence ATGAAAGTCCAGACAATGAAAGCTCAGATACTCAAATCCTTTGGCGGCCCGGAAGCCTTTGAACTTCAGGACGTCGCCAAGCCCGTCCCGCAGGCCGGACAGGTCCTTGTCCGTGTCCACGCCACCTCCATCAATCCGCTGGATTATCAGGTCCGGCGCGGTGATTATCCCGATTATGTACCCCTGCCCGCCATTACCGGGCATGACGTTTCGGGCGTCGTCGAAAGCGTCGGCCCCGGCGTGACCAGCTTCGTCCCCGGTGATGAAGTCTGGTACACCCCGCAGATTTTTGACGGGGACGGAAGCTACGCCGAATACCATGTCGCTTCGGAAAAAATTATTGGCAAAAAACCGGCCTCGCTCAGCCACCTCGAAGCCGCCAGTCTGACGCTGGTCGGCGGCACGGCGTGGGAGGCACTGGTGGTGCGTGCGGGCCTTCGTGTCGGTGAAAGCATCCTGATCCACGGCGGTGCCGGCGGTGTCGGCCATGTGGCAATCCAGGTCGCGAAAGCCATAGGTGCCAAGGTCTTCACCACCGTACGCGAAGATAACTTCGAATTCGCCCAAAGCCTCGGCGCGGACGTCCTCATCGACTACACCAAGGAGGATTATGTCGATGCCATCCTGCGCGAAACCGATGGCAAAGGGGTGGATGTCATCTTTGACACCATCGGCGGCAATACACTCGCCAAAAGTGCCGATGCACTGGCCCAGCTTGGCCGTGTCGTCTCGATTGTCGATATCGCACAGCCGCAGAACCTGATCGAAGCCTGGGGCAAAAACGCCAGCTACCACTTCGTGTTCACCCGCCAGAACCGTGGCAAACTTGACGAGCTAAGCACCCTGATCGAACGCGGCCAGCTCCGCCCCCATGTCGGTGCCGTCTATTCACTGGCCGACATCCCGCTTGCCCATGCCCGGCTGGAAAATCCCGATAACGGCCTCCGGGGCAAAATCGCGATCGCAGTTGACCCGTCAGCCAATCCCGAGAATCTGGGCGCTTAA
- a CDS encoding LysR family transcriptional regulator yields MSAITSLESLSGLVAFSVTLEHGSFAAAGRKLGLSASAVGKAVDRLEQRLGVKLLTRTTRSLTLTDEGEILYRYASRILSDLQEAELELLSAQNTPQGRLKISVPTVMGRCIILQAVNAFSAEFPDVTLDISLDDLKVDLIEGGYDLVVRLGELEDSNLHARKIGPHAFTTCASPSYVKEYGTPQTPADLADHRCVLYRFPTTGLTEKWAFKGEYRGTRVKPWLVINDGGALGSAALAGLGIVQAPRYLVAEDIKAGRLISLLDEFTDDRGTVSVVWPSSRTRVARVRAFVNFISQCLAEKI; encoded by the coding sequence ATGTCGGCAATTACTTCCTTGGAATCCTTGAGCGGCCTTGTGGCCTTTTCCGTCACGCTGGAGCATGGGAGCTTTGCCGCGGCAGGGCGGAAGCTTGGTCTCTCAGCATCCGCAGTAGGAAAAGCAGTCGACCGGCTCGAACAGCGGCTCGGTGTCAAATTGCTGACACGCACGACACGCTCACTCACCCTGACGGACGAAGGTGAGATTCTTTACCGATATGCTTCGCGGATCCTTAGCGATCTGCAAGAAGCAGAACTGGAACTACTGAGCGCACAAAACACGCCTCAGGGTCGACTTAAAATCAGTGTGCCTACGGTCATGGGAAGATGCATTATCTTGCAAGCCGTGAATGCATTTTCGGCCGAATTTCCGGATGTGACGCTTGACATTTCTCTTGATGATTTGAAGGTCGACCTGATTGAAGGCGGATACGATCTGGTCGTTCGCCTTGGAGAACTGGAGGATTCCAATCTACATGCCCGCAAGATCGGGCCTCATGCTTTCACGACCTGCGCATCACCAAGCTATGTCAAGGAATATGGCACGCCACAAACGCCCGCAGACCTCGCTGATCATCGCTGTGTCCTATACCGGTTTCCGACCACAGGCCTTACCGAGAAATGGGCATTCAAAGGCGAGTATCGCGGGACAAGAGTCAAACCATGGCTTGTTATTAATGATGGAGGCGCCCTCGGCTCTGCCGCGCTGGCCGGACTTGGCATAGTGCAGGCACCGCGCTACCTCGTTGCCGAGGATATCAAAGCGGGGCGTTTGATATCCTTACTCGATGAATTCACTGATGACCGTGGGACTGTTTCAGTCGTTTGGCCGTCATCGCGAACGAGAGTGGCCCGTGTACGCGCTTTCGTCAATTTCATCTCACAATGTCTGGCAGAGAAGATTTAG
- a CDS encoding aldehyde dehydrogenase family protein, whose amino-acid sequence MTNKDHHKTAINAPGTSGMKVQATAFNWINGVQTTDGELKPSIDPATYDIIGYYPENGQPAAEAAVAAAAKAFKETPWAHDHELRAHVINQLADAFERNRDRLVKILSLENGKVKSEAAFEVDMIPSKLRYSAATALLESGRAVTPKPGSLSVILKQPMGVAGIIAPWNSPAVLTVRSLAPALAAGCTAVIKLPSQVAQTASVMAEIMAEAEGLPNGVINLFFESGPEGSAYLVESPDVPAISFTGSTGTGRAIGAVGAKRMKRFGMELGGKTPVILFDDADIDAALPVIEKALTVFSGQFCMTGSRLLVQDGIFEHVRDALAQQLTDVKVGPASDPSSDMGPLIDRENVLRVDEVVKNAISEGANVIVRGGPVCAGPLAKGAFFRPALLEVNDNGLSILQEETFGPVLTIQRFHDEAEAIQLANDSEFGLAASVWTRDVDRPLKVAQALEAGTIWINDWAKVYDNTEEGGFKQSGLGRLNGLAALDDFIEYKHIALKPGLYRGR is encoded by the coding sequence ATGACGAACAAAGATCACCACAAGACCGCTATCAATGCCCCAGGCACGTCTGGCATGAAAGTTCAGGCAACGGCATTCAACTGGATCAACGGTGTTCAGACCACTGACGGAGAACTAAAGCCCTCGATCGACCCTGCTACTTACGACATTATCGGCTATTATCCTGAAAATGGTCAGCCAGCTGCTGAAGCTGCAGTTGCAGCTGCCGCCAAGGCCTTCAAAGAGACGCCTTGGGCGCATGATCATGAATTGCGAGCTCATGTCATAAATCAGCTGGCTGATGCCTTCGAGCGCAACCGCGATCGCCTTGTAAAGATTCTGTCGCTTGAGAACGGCAAGGTGAAAAGTGAAGCTGCCTTCGAAGTCGATATGATTCCGAGCAAATTGCGTTATTCGGCGGCAACAGCACTGCTGGAGAGTGGCCGTGCGGTCACGCCGAAACCCGGAAGCCTGTCTGTCATTCTAAAGCAGCCAATGGGTGTTGCCGGGATTATCGCACCTTGGAATTCTCCTGCGGTTCTGACGGTTCGCTCATTGGCCCCGGCACTTGCTGCGGGATGTACTGCTGTGATCAAGCTTCCGTCGCAAGTCGCACAAACGGCTAGTGTGATGGCAGAAATCATGGCCGAGGCCGAAGGCCTACCCAACGGTGTCATCAACCTCTTTTTCGAAAGCGGTCCGGAAGGGTCTGCCTATTTGGTCGAAAGCCCGGATGTTCCCGCAATCAGCTTCACAGGCAGTACCGGTACAGGCCGTGCGATTGGCGCTGTCGGCGCCAAACGGATGAAACGGTTCGGTATGGAGCTTGGCGGCAAGACGCCGGTCATTCTGTTCGATGATGCCGATATTGATGCGGCCCTGCCCGTGATTGAGAAGGCGCTGACAGTATTTTCCGGTCAATTTTGTATGACCGGTTCACGTCTGCTTGTTCAAGACGGCATTTTTGAACATGTGCGCGATGCGCTTGCCCAGCAACTAACCGACGTGAAAGTTGGTCCGGCAAGTGACCCCTCAAGCGATATGGGGCCACTGATTGATCGAGAGAATGTCTTGCGGGTAGACGAGGTGGTCAAGAACGCCATTTCTGAGGGAGCAAACGTTATTGTACGTGGGGGGCCTGTTTGCGCCGGACCGCTTGCAAAAGGTGCTTTTTTCAGGCCTGCACTGTTGGAAGTTAACGACAATGGCCTGTCGATTCTTCAGGAAGAGACATTTGGTCCTGTTCTGACTATTCAGCGTTTTCATGACGAGGCAGAGGCCATTCAGCTTGCAAATGACAGTGAGTTTGGTCTTGCCGCCAGCGTCTGGACGCGTGACGTCGACCGTCCGTTGAAGGTGGCGCAGGCGCTTGAAGCTGGCACCATATGGATCAATGACTGGGCCAAGGTCTATGACAATACTGAGGAAGGCGGCTTCAAACAGTCTGGTCTTGGACGGCTTAACGGCCTCGCTGCACTCGACGACTTTATCGAGTACAAGCATATTGCCCTGAAGCCCGGTCTTTATAGGGGCAGATGA
- a CDS encoding antibiotic biosynthesis monooxygenase produces MIYEIAQLPVYKEHAQAFRKAFYEVVPLLVRARGYQGHLLAQGIEKPEMFHLIVRWGSLEDHTPGFEESEDHQTFMTGLEQYFSEEPQVYHIEGEAFISSKGDDLRDSSSGELWA; encoded by the coding sequence ATGATTTATGAGATCGCCCAGCTGCCGGTTTACAAGGAACATGCGCAAGCGTTCCGGAAAGCATTTTACGAAGTCGTCCCGTTGCTTGTACGCGCGCGAGGTTACCAAGGTCACCTTCTGGCGCAAGGGATCGAGAAACCTGAAATGTTTCATCTGATTGTTCGATGGGGCTCGCTCGAAGACCACACGCCGGGCTTTGAGGAGAGTGAAGATCATCAGACCTTTATGACAGGCCTGGAACAGTATTTCTCGGAAGAACCGCAAGTCTATCATATCGAAGGCGAAGCTTTTATCTCAAGCAAAGGTGATGACTTGAGGGATAGTAGCTCCGGTGAGTTGTGGGCATAA
- a CDS encoding GMC family oxidoreductase — MSDTQKKEGINRRDFIIGASGAGIAAATLGSAFAQTNDSSSHFDVIIVGGGSAGAVLASRLSEDSSRRVLLLEAGKSYAPDSYPDVVRLQSIIGGDPEHDWGYTSEPGWAGASFPVPRGKVLGGSSAVNAGVAMRATASDFNRWTKAGLPNWSPTDVLPFYKKSERTVHGSDEFRGRSGPWPIHQLQNDEVSDMQRAFITSAQMAGFPKVDDFNGDRPLGVGPYPMNNRMGQRLNTGMTYLSKAVRARTNLTIRSEVLVDQVDIQKGRAEAVILENGERITGDEIVLSAGAYGTPAILLRSGVGPAESLRAMDIPVMADLPVGQRLQEHPFFFTTWAAVPERLGLPVPPVGAILWAQSSTAAPGEGDFHVSAVHYGDPASSPTGAIFMLALALTRPKSTGTVTLRDRKARTSPRIALNILGEAEDRQKMVEGVEMIRRITSQGPLSDIIVRELAPGASLTSSEDIIAALPKALDIYHHPTSTAPMGGDNSPHGVTDYQGRVKGVRNLRVADASSFPDVPSVATNPTVIMLAERISTWMRS, encoded by the coding sequence ATGAGCGACACGCAGAAGAAAGAAGGCATTAATAGACGGGATTTCATCATTGGGGCATCCGGCGCTGGTATCGCCGCAGCCACTCTTGGAAGTGCTTTTGCACAAACGAATGACAGTTCATCTCATTTTGATGTCATCATCGTCGGAGGAGGATCGGCCGGGGCTGTACTCGCCAGCCGCCTGAGCGAAGATTCCTCAAGACGCGTGCTCCTTCTCGAAGCTGGCAAATCATATGCGCCTGACAGTTATCCCGATGTTGTTCGCCTCCAAAGTATCATTGGCGGTGATCCCGAACATGATTGGGGCTATACCTCTGAACCGGGATGGGCTGGTGCATCTTTCCCGGTGCCCCGTGGAAAGGTTCTTGGCGGATCATCCGCAGTAAACGCAGGTGTCGCGATGCGAGCGACCGCGTCTGACTTTAACCGTTGGACGAAGGCCGGACTTCCCAACTGGTCGCCCACCGATGTCCTGCCATTCTATAAAAAAAGTGAGCGCACGGTACATGGTTCAGATGAATTTCGCGGCCGCTCTGGTCCGTGGCCAATCCATCAGCTGCAGAATGATGAAGTTTCAGACATGCAGCGTGCTTTTATAACATCGGCCCAGATGGCAGGTTTCCCCAAAGTCGATGACTTTAACGGGGACAGGCCCTTGGGTGTCGGTCCATATCCAATGAACAATCGTATGGGACAGCGACTTAATACCGGCATGACATATTTGTCGAAAGCGGTTCGGGCACGCACCAACTTGACCATTAGAAGCGAAGTGCTTGTGGATCAGGTAGACATCCAGAAAGGACGTGCAGAGGCTGTTATTCTCGAAAATGGCGAGCGTATCACCGGTGACGAAATTGTGCTTTCGGCAGGTGCCTATGGCACACCGGCCATTTTGCTACGATCAGGTGTTGGTCCCGCCGAAAGTCTGCGTGCAATGGATATTCCTGTGATGGCGGATTTGCCAGTTGGGCAACGGTTGCAGGAGCATCCGTTTTTCTTCACAACATGGGCTGCAGTACCTGAGCGCCTTGGACTTCCAGTCCCCCCTGTTGGAGCTATTCTTTGGGCACAATCGTCCACTGCAGCCCCGGGAGAAGGCGATTTCCACGTAAGCGCGGTACATTATGGTGATCCGGCCTCGTCACCGACCGGCGCCATTTTCATGCTTGCACTGGCACTGACTCGTCCGAAATCTACCGGCACGGTGACATTACGAGATCGCAAGGCACGCACATCACCTCGTATCGCACTTAACATTCTTGGTGAAGCCGAAGATCGGCAAAAAATGGTCGAAGGTGTCGAGATGATCCGCCGGATCACCAGCCAAGGGCCCCTCTCTGACATTATTGTTCGGGAGCTCGCTCCAGGGGCATCGCTCACCAGCTCCGAAGATATCATCGCCGCGTTGCCAAAGGCACTTGATATCTATCATCACCCGACATCAACCGCCCCGATGGGGGGAGACAACTCTCCGCACGGGGTAACTGACTATCAGGGACGTGTAAAAGGTGTCAGAAACCTGCGGGTTGCCGATGCCTCGAGTTTCCCGGATGTCCCATCGGTTGCGACCAATCCAACCGTTATCATGCTGGCGGAACGCATCAGCACTTGGATGCGCTCGTAA
- a CDS encoding MFS transporter: MNETKPVDTGPWAPFRHRAFAFLWVATVISNIGTWMHDVGAGWLMTELSPSPLVVSLVQAATTLPVFLFAIFAGALADLMDRRKLLISINLVMAGLAAALSAMVYLQLVTPLILILFTFLMGTCAALMAPAWQAIVPGLVDKPRLGAAIALNSMGINVSRAIGPALAGFLIVSVGLVSPFALNALSFIGILVVLFFWRPQQNVETMPRERMLSAIGTGLRYVFNSPPVIATLIRAVAFFLFASAYWAMLPLIARNMLDGGAQLYGILLASVGTGAVAGAIVLPKIKARLGPDKTIMAGTIGTALVMLSFALVQHPIVAVMASFIAGASWIAVLSSLNVSTQTALPDWVRARGLSVFLTLFFGSMSVGSVAWGWLAERFSIETALLAAGIGAIILMIATMRIRLNQGAKLDLTPSMHWPEPILSESVEQDRGPVMIRISYRIAPKDHETFQQLMTEMRKARQRHGAYHWGLHQDSADHDLFVETWSEGSWIEHLRHHKRVSGADRDIQEKVNRMHLGDTKPKVDHLIAVK; this comes from the coding sequence ATGAACGAGACCAAACCAGTTGACACAGGTCCATGGGCACCGTTTCGGCATCGGGCGTTCGCCTTTTTGTGGGTGGCAACCGTCATATCGAATATCGGCACCTGGATGCACGATGTCGGCGCAGGTTGGCTCATGACAGAGCTGTCACCCTCGCCGCTCGTTGTCTCGCTGGTGCAGGCGGCGACCACATTGCCCGTATTCCTGTTTGCAATCTTTGCCGGAGCGCTTGCGGACTTAATGGATCGCAGAAAATTACTGATTTCCATCAATCTGGTAATGGCGGGCTTGGCTGCAGCGCTCTCTGCCATGGTTTATCTGCAATTGGTTACGCCTTTGATCCTGATCCTGTTTACATTTTTGATGGGAACCTGTGCAGCATTGATGGCACCGGCATGGCAGGCGATCGTTCCAGGGCTGGTTGACAAGCCCCGACTGGGGGCTGCAATTGCGCTGAATTCCATGGGCATTAACGTCAGCCGCGCAATCGGTCCGGCACTTGCAGGATTTCTGATTGTCAGTGTCGGGCTGGTATCTCCGTTTGCGCTTAATGCGCTTAGTTTTATTGGCATTCTTGTCGTTCTGTTCTTCTGGCGGCCCCAACAAAATGTGGAAACCATGCCGCGGGAACGCATGTTAAGCGCGATAGGTACGGGTCTTCGCTATGTGTTTAATAGCCCGCCGGTGATCGCCACCTTGATCCGGGCTGTTGCATTCTTTCTGTTTGCCAGCGCCTACTGGGCCATGTTGCCACTGATTGCGCGCAACATGCTGGACGGCGGGGCTCAGCTTTATGGAATTCTGCTGGCCAGTGTTGGCACAGGCGCCGTAGCCGGCGCCATTGTTCTACCGAAAATCAAGGCACGACTTGGTCCAGACAAAACCATTATGGCCGGTACTATCGGAACAGCTCTTGTGATGTTGAGCTTCGCTTTGGTTCAGCATCCAATCGTGGCAGTTATGGCCTCCTTCATTGCCGGGGCATCATGGATAGCGGTTTTATCTTCGTTGAATGTGTCCACGCAGACAGCTTTGCCTGACTGGGTACGAGCACGGGGATTGTCGGTATTTCTGACGCTGTTTTTCGGCTCGATGTCAGTTGGCAGCGTGGCATGGGGCTGGCTTGCTGAACGATTTTCGATTGAAACGGCGTTGCTGGCTGCCGGGATTGGGGCAATCATTTTGATGATCGCAACAATGCGAATTCGGCTCAATCAGGGGGCCAAACTTGACCTGACCCCGTCAATGCACTGGCCCGAACCAATCCTGTCTGAAAGTGTCGAACAGGATCGCGGTCCTGTCATGATAAGGATTTCCTATCGGATCGCCCCGAAAGATCACGAGACGTTCCAGCAGCTCATGACTGAAATGCGCAAAGCCCGTCAGCGCCATGGCGCCTACCATTGGGGGCTTCATCAGGACAGTGCTGATCACGACCTGTTTGTCGAAACATGGTCGGAAGGTTCTTGGATAGAACATTTACGTCATCACAAACGGGTATCTGGCGCGGATCGCGATATACAGGAAAAGGTTAACCGCATGCATCTGGGCGACACAAAACCAAAAGTTGATCATTTAATTGCAGTTAAGTGA